In Macadamia integrifolia cultivar HAES 741 chromosome 5, SCU_Mint_v3, whole genome shotgun sequence, a single window of DNA contains:
- the LOC122080062 gene encoding RHOMBOID-like protein 5 has product MGGKIPHHSDDIETAIHGSHHRLSVPSSRPICPPPPKPWFSWFVPLIFMIDSMLFVYTMYVNNCPATTDGDRCLFSDSLGRFSFQPLSENRMFGPSANTLILVGGLQPKLVVKEGEGWRLLSCMWLHGGLIHLLANMISLLFIGVRLEQEFGFLKIGLLYVFSGLGGSLSSAIRLQSNVSVGASGALFGLLGAMLSELIMNWTIYSNKCAALSSLLLIVAINMAVGYIPGVDMSAHIGGFVSGFLLGFILLVRPQFGWVNHKYIPPGYDLKRVKPKFNVYQYLLWITSMITLISGYIVGLVKLYSGPTTN; this is encoded by the exons ATGGGCGGCAAGATCCCTCACCATTCGGATGATATCGAGACGGCGATCCATGGCAGCCATCATCGCCTCTCAGTCCCATCGTCGCGTCCTATATGTCCACCTCCTCCTAAGCCCTGGTTCTCTTGGTTCGTACCCCTCATCTTCATGATTGACTCTATGTTGTTTGTGTACACGATGTACGTGAACAACTGCCCTGCCACTACCGATGGCGATCGTTGCCTCTTCTCTGATTCCCTCGGCAGGTTCTCTTTCCAGCCGCTCAGTGAGAACCGCATGTTTGGCCCTTCCGCCAATAC GCTAATATTAGTGGGAGGCCTTCAGCCAAAACTAGTTGTGAAGGAGGGTGAAGGATGGCGCCTTTTGTCTTGCATGTGGCTTCATGGTGGACTCATCCATTTGCTTGCTAATATGATAAGCCTTCTGTTTATAGGAGTCCGCCTTGAACAGGAATTTGGCTTTT TGAAAATAGGACTCTTGTATGTTTTTTCTGGCCTTGGTGGGAGCTTGTCATCTGCCATTCGTCTTCAATCCAATGTCTCAGTTGGTGCATCAGGTGCACTTTTTGGATTGTTAGGAGCCATGCTTTCAGAGCTAATCATGAATTGGACAATCTATTCGAATAAG TGTGCAGCACTTTCAAGTCTCTTGCTCATCGTTGCCATCAATATGGCTGTTGGTTACATTCCTGGAGTGGATATGTCTGCCCATATTGGAGGGTTTGTTTCAGGGTTTCTTCTTGGATTTATTCTTCTTGTTCGTCCTCAGTTTGGATGGGTAAACCACAAATACATACCCCCGGGATACGACTTGAAACGTGTGAAACCAAAGTTCAACGTATATCAATATCTGTTGTGGATAACATCTATGATCACATTAATCAGCGG ATATATAGTTGGCTTGGTGAAGCTGTACAGTGGCCCAACAACAAACTGA